In a genomic window of Orcinus orca chromosome 12, mOrcOrc1.1, whole genome shotgun sequence:
- the FAM162B gene encoding LOW QUALITY PROTEIN: protein FAM162B (The sequence of the model RefSeq protein was modified relative to this genomic sequence to represent the inferred CDS: deleted 1 base in 1 codon), whose translation MGEFQVAYSCNHQILSMATYFFRNAFNTSGTELPQGESSPAVRSLPGPAWRPSQPPSRVAGWGRSPGTQEAHDRLRLRIRGSPGSCAGRGRRPGSSVPGSGWVSAGRPGRSLLANVGRLLHLRLGRIPRCAPGAPPEAARLPVTSLGPPGHPQYSSGWAPGGSEPPGSCEQGLGTAWEGGVRGEADEEPGLGDGGVSVHWYLCRLSVPPYIPVAVAAGKAHRVPAEHKPSQLDREILLWTGRFTKMEEIPPRTPPETIDAARNKARVKACYIMIGLTIIACFAVIASAKRILSSADHFLP comes from the exons AAACGCCTTTAACACGAGCGGCACGGAGCTGCCTCAGGGGGAAAGTAGTCCCGCCGTCAGGTCGCTACCGGGCCCCGCCTGGCGACCGTCTCAGCCCCCGTCCCGGGTCGCCGGCTGGGGGCGCAGTCCGGGAACCCAGGAGGCGCACGACAGACTCCGGCTGCGCATCCGGGGCTCCCCTGGTAGCTGCGCGGGGCGGGGCAGGCGTCCCGGGAGCTCGGTCCCTGGCTCCGGCTGGGTTTCGGCCGGGAGACCAGGGCGCAGCTTGCTCGCCAACGTCGGGCGCCTCCTGCACCTCCGCCTGGGGCGCATCCCCCGCTGCGCCCCGGGAGCTCCCCCAGAAGCCGCGCGGCTGCCCGTCACGTCTCTC GGCCCCCCCGGTCACCCCCAGTACTCCAGCGGCTGGGCCCCCGGCGGCTCAGAGCCCCCAGGCTCCTGTGAGCAGGGACTGGGAAcggcctgggagggaggggtccGCGGAGAGGCGGACGAGGAGCCGGGGCTGGGGGACGGAGGCGTGAGCGTGCACTGGTATCTGTGCCGTCTCTCGGTGCCTCCGTACATCCCTGTCGCTGTCGCAGCAGGGAAGGCCCATAGGGTCCCCGCCGAGCACAAGCCGTCGCAATTAGACAGGGAAATCCTGCTGTGGACCGGGCGTTTCACAAAGATGGAGGAGATCCCGCCTCGGACTCC GCCAGAAACGATAGATGCTGCAAGAAACAAAGCGCGAGTGAAAGCTTGTTACATAATGATCGGACTCACAATCATCGCCTGCTTTGCAGTGATAGCGTCAGCCAAAAGG ATTCTTTCATCTGCTGATCACTTTTTGCCATGA